GCCATTCTCAAAGGCGAACCCTGAAATCATTTATCACTATGGACTGACGCCCTACTCGCCACTGGTAAGCTCACCGCTAACGGGTGTCGACTCGGTCCTGTACCAATCTTATCAAAGCAATGATTTGAGGAAAACCTGCTTTTTTGTGTCACGGCCCAGTGGCGTATATGGTTTTAAAGGAAGCTACGGTGGCGGTGCCTCCCTTTATGGAGGCCTGGTGACCGATGAGCTCTATTTGATACGTGCTGAAAGTTATGCCCGTAGCAAGAAAACAGATCTTGCACTGGCCGATCTGAACACGCTGCTGAGAAGCAGGTTCAAAAAGGGCAGCTTTGAAACCTTGAAAGCAACCGATGAGACCATACTGGACCTGGTCTTAATGGAGCGGAGAAAAGAGCTGTTCGCCCGCGGTTTAAGATGGTCCGATTTAAGAAGGCTCAATATGGAACCAGCTCATCAGGTAACCCTGATGCGGATCGTCAATGGCAAGCCGCTCAAGTTAGCCCCAGGCGATAACCGGTATGTTTTTCCGATTCCTGATAATGAGATCAAACTCAGCGGCATCGAGCAAAACCCCAGGTAAGACCCAAGAAAAAAGGCAAACCGCCACTGGCGGTTTGCCTTACCAAAAACTTACTCTTTACTGCTGAACATAACCGGACTGGATCGTGCCGGAGAGCGCAGCGCTGTTGTTTTGAGCCTCGGTATGCTGATTGGGATCATAACCTGTGGCAAAGTCGGCCTTGCAGATTTTCTCTGAGGCTTCGCACGACTCAGAAGAGACAGCTCGCCAGCTTCCCGTATCATCGCCATCCGCGGCCACGCGTTCCCATCTGGTGACGAGTGCTGTTTTCTGGCCTGCTACGCTCCGGGTTGCCACGGCCATACTGCTTCCTAGCACCAGGGCAGCCATGATGAGATAATTGATTTTTAACTTTTTCATTAGATTTAAAAATAAAATTGTGAATGATAAGAAAGTGCCTACTCTGTTTTCAGGTTTTCAGCGTTTCCCCTGGCGCATGCAGGGCAGACATCCCGCCTGTGCCTGCTGCGACTAAGATTTTAAACCCGAGCGCGATGCTGCTGACTTTTTCTGGTCAAGGCAATGGCCAGGATCGTAATGGTCAGAAATGCCAGGTTAAAAAGAAGATGCGCGCCAAAATTCATCGAGTTGAGCACCCCTCCACAGCTGCAAGGCACCCGGTCGAAAAAATCAAGAAGCACCAGTACCATATACCCGCTGAAAACAACCATGAGCAAAGCCGAAGTATACAAACCCCAGAGCCGGTATTTCTCGGTGGCTAAAAGAATGACTGCCATGATTTCACTGGACACAATGCCCCAGGCCAGAAGTCCTGCCGACCATTTGGGTATGTTTTGATTGGACATCTGTTTTCTGAACTGTTCGAAATCCAGCAGTTTGGAAAGGGCCGTGTACAGGAAAAGAGTGATCAAGATCGCCGATAGGATTGTCGGAAGTGTTTTTGCTTTCATAGCTGTTTATTTTGGTGTAACCCGTCGGTCGCAGACTGGCTACCGGTGCATGCCAGGTCTTGTGCAGGTGCCCATAAAGCTAGATGGGAAAAACAGGTTGTAACTTCCTGTATCGTAAGTGGATCATTGATTCTTTTTTGTATGACAGGCCGGGTCAGCGCAAACTTTTTCTGATCTCACTGAGCCTGCCCGGCGAGATTTCAAGGTAGCTTGCAATGTCTTTGAGCATCAGGCGTCTGGCCGGAAAAACTTGTTGGAATTGCCTGTAGGCCTGCTGAGCAGGCAAGGAGCAAAGAAACGATTTGAGCTCACCCTGATTTCGGTCATCGAGCAAGATTTTACTAGACAACTTTGGCCCCTCCGGGAAGCTGTGATAAAGAAAAAGGATGCTGGCACTGGTCATTGTTGTCAAGACGCTGTCTTCCAAAAGCACGATCCGGTCCGCAGTCATCATGTGGGTGTTGCCGTTGGCCAAAAGCATGACCTGGCCTTGTTTCCAAAACCGGGTAACGTGTTCTTTGCCGTCTTGATCTTCGTAGATGGCTTTGGCAAGCCCTTCTACGATAAACCAGATTGTCGGACGGGGGCCGCTTTGCCTGAGCAATGCCCCTTTTTTGAAAACCTGCCGGATGAGCACCTGGTCCAATGCAGTTTTGAATCCAGTACTCAGTGGGTAAAAGGCGGCCAGGTGATCTGAGAGCTTTGAAGCATTCATAGTTTTTGATGGATGAGGTGTCAGTATTCGTTGATCCAGTCGATGACCGTTTGCAAAATCTTGATGACGGTCTGTTTGTCTTTTTCTTCGAAAGTGTAGGATTTCGAGCGCATGCTTTCCCAGGATATCTCTGGCTTTCTGGGCGTAGAAAGGAATGGCGTAATGCTCTCAAAAACGGCATTGAGTGATTTGGCTTTTAAAATCCGCACCGAATCCAGTGCTCTTAAAATCAGCCCGATCTGATCAACGGAGAGTAACACCATGACCTTGAAAGGCTCTGGTTTTTGTTGTGATATGGCCGTGGAACCTTGCAGGTGTCCGGCTATATCCCACTGGCACATTTTTTCCAGGTAGTTGATCTCCTGGGTAAACCAGTCGCCAATGGCTTTCTTGACATCTGCCTGGTACGGGTGCAGTCTGACACCCGATTTTTTGTGCATCTGCTTGAATTCCTTGTAGCTATGCAACAACTGAGTCATTTTTTCACGAGCAGAGCCAGAGCTATTGATGCGCCGGGCGAGCGTTTGGGTAAAGTAATTTATGAATGATCGACTGTTGAAATTCATATAAACCAATAGTTCGACTATTGCATCATGGGCTTTGCGTTGATCGGAGATGCGGCTGATTTTTTCCAGTTCTTTCAGCAGCTCTTTTTTGTAAAAGATTTCTCGAAAAGTAATCGCGCGCTGACCTGGCTCTTGGCTGATATCAACCATTGATCTGAGTACAATATCGGTCAGGATCTGATTGTCGGTGTGGCTCAACAGATCTGCTCGGATCAGATCAATGTGGCCGCCAAGCTCTTTTTGGGCATGGGAAACATAAGCTGGCCCAGCAGGATCATCCAATGAGATATAGATATCCATCCGACTTTCCATGAAAGTGAGAAGCTCATAAATGCAGCAACTGATAGAATCAATGGCGCTGATGATCATCGGGTCGGGAATCTGGATCAAAGCCGCATTTTCATAGGCCTGATCCAGTAAGATCAGCAGCTTGCCATGCTGCTGATCAATAAGATGGAGTAGTTTTCGTCTGCCGGAAAGACGCAGGTTTTGCCCCTTGAGAAAAGAGATATAGCTGAGCTTTTCTTGATGGGCTTTTCCGATAAGCGTTTGAAGTTGCTGGGCAGTCAGCGCTGTGGCATCTGTTTGAGCTGTATTCAAAACGGTTGTGAGGATAAAATCCAGCCATTCGATGGTGCGATGCTTTTCTATCATGAGAATTTCAAGTTTTGAGCCTAATATTTTCATTTTTAGAAGAGGGGATCTGGTGCGCTGTGCGCCTTTGGGTGGCCCGACTCACCGATCTTTTTTGCAGGGCACTAAAAAGCAGCTATCGGGAAAAGATAGCTGCCAGACTCGGTTAGGTACACCTTGGTGATTTACCTTCGGATAATCATCGTGCAAATCATGCCACTGGTGGTGATGGGTTCTTCTTGCGAGGTTTTAGCCAGGTTCCGCCAGATTTGGCCCTGATAATGATGCAACCAAGTTTGTTTTAGAACGAGCTTTTGATTTTTTTTCATGATGCAGTATTGAATTAGTGGACATTAGGACATCAAGCAAAACAAGGTGGGTATATCAAGGCGCTGAAATTTATGTGACCAAACCTGGTAATTTTGTTTCGAATGGGAGCATTGTAGGTTTGAAACCTTCCATGCTCGTTACAGTGGCTTGAGGTAGAGGCAGCTCACGCGCTATCACAAGGAAGTGCTGATTGCGATTTAAAGAATTACAGGCAGCTTCTCTTTGATTAAATCCTTAGAGAGCTACGACACGATTATGGATAAAGTGGCAATAGGAAGCAGTTTTGCCAGCGTGCTCAAGTATGTCCTTGCAACGGCCAGAAGCCAGCATTCTCCATGCGGTGGATGTGAGGGAAGCGAGCATTTAGTCAGCGGCAGATGATTTTAACATGCAGCGTTATAAGAACTGGAGGTGGGAAAGCTGTAGGACGTATTGTACTGAGCTGGAACTGCTCCTAATGCGACGACAGGAATTTTCTCTCTCGCCGGAGAATTTTTGAGGATTGTTGTGGTGAGAATTGCATCAAAAACATTTTTTAGTTCGCCATACCTCATGCTTAATCAAATTTTTTTGCGAGACGATTTTCGTATAAGATTTGTGCTGTTTCTATGCACCGAGGATCTCCCGTGATCATCAAATCTGCGTAAGTTATAATTTCAGGGGCCTCTAATCGCTGGCAGCCTTGGAACGTGGGGGCAAAGAAGCGTTTGTAAATTTTTAGGTTACCGTCTTCTTTGGGAATGAGTTGTAATTTTCTTATTAGCTCTACCTTGTTTTGAGATGTATAGATAGTCCACTGCTGGGGATTCAGATAATTGGTTAAATATTCACCGGCCGGTTCTCCGCCCCAGACTGCTCCCTCCGGAAGATCGAGCTCCTTCCACTGATCAATCTCGCGAAAAAAGTAAGTGCCCAAAAGTAAGGATGGTTTCAATACATTGGCGTAGCCGATTAGCCAGTTTTCCAACAACTGTTTTTTATTATTGAGCAGCATTCTTTTTTTATTCACTTCGAGCAGATATCCATCTTCTTTCAATGCAGATATCACTGGCTTGATCGTGCCCAGTGCAACAGTGGCAAGGCTGGCAATTTGGCGGTATGTGTAGTTGACATAGGTCTCGTTTTCTAAAAATATGTAGACGATTCGGAGCCCCGCTTTGGTAAATGCTCGGTTCCTCTTGGTTTGTTCTTTGTCAATACGCACGGCTTTTTGGCCTTCTAACCAAATCAGCGTTTCGCCATCTGCCACATAGATGTTGCCTGCCACGTCCAAATAAGCTATTCCTTCTTCGCGTAGACGTTGTTTCTGTGCTGGAAAAATCTTTTCGGCGATTAACAGAAATGGTTTGTTCTTTTTAGCTTGGTGTAAAAGTTCGTCTATAAAGTAGCCGCGAAATTCACCTTTAATTTCTGTTATAAATGTCAGCGGTTTACCTTTAATACTTAGTGAAGTCTTTCCATCAAAGCCTGGGTCAGGCCGTGCGATTGTTGGCTCCCAAGTTCCTTTTATGCCAGTGTGGCCCTCCAGATTTTTCAAGGCAGTCTCAGCAATTTCTCTTTCGCTAGTAGTTCTGTTCATTTTTTTATCTTGTTCGTGTTCAGTGAACATAAAATAATAATGAACAGCTCCCTAGTCTTTTGATTTTCCTGTGATGAGCTTACCAATGATTTTGGCATGAGTTTAGGCTCATGGCAGGTATTGGGTTCAATCATGCATCAATAAGTCAGTTTCACCCAAAGGATCAATTGTCTGGGACATCGCTACTTAGTCAGGAACTGAAAGCTAAAAAGCATATTTTTGAATCATGGCTAAGCACACATCAAAGCACGACACTTTCATCAGGGCTATTATGGCCAATCAGCAAATCGCCCTGGATTATTTTCGGATTTGTCTACCTGAACATGTCATTAAAAAGCTGGATTTTTCCACTTTTAGGCAGCTTCCGGACACATACGTCTCCAAGGATTTGCAAAAATCAATGTCTGATATTCTGTACGAATGCCGTATGGCTGGTGGCGAACAACGAGTTAAAATCTCCCTTCTGATCGAACACAAGAGCTATATTGATAAAAATGTACCTATCCAAATCGGTAGCTACATTTTTTCGGGGATGCTGAAACAGATCGGAAATGGTGAAAAGCCCTCGCTGATCATTCCAATACTGCTCTATCACGGTAAAAACCGCTGGGAATATAACACGCTTTCCGGCCTGTTCGAAAACATAGGACCCGAGCTGCTGGGATTTTTGCCCGAATACCAGTACATTTTTCACAACCTAGGGCAAATCCCAGACCAGCAGATCCAGGCTTTGCACAATAAGTTCCTGGCCGCCTCGCTGCTGGCGTTGAAGTACAGCGCATTAAAAGACAGGCTTGGTAAACTGATTCCAACGATACTGGCACTAGCCGGTGAAATGGACCAGAACTTGCAAAGTAGCCTTATTGTTTATACATTCGTGAGTAGCGATCTCACCGTACAGCAGGTTCTCGAGCTGATCACATCGCTACCTACTCAAACGAAAGAAACTGTCATGAATACCTTGGATTTTTTTGTAGAGAAAGGCCGG
The genomic region above belongs to Dyadobacter pollutisoli and contains:
- a CDS encoding MauE/DoxX family redox-associated membrane protein — encoded protein: MKAKTLPTILSAILITLFLYTALSKLLDFEQFRKQMSNQNIPKWSAGLLAWGIVSSEIMAVILLATEKYRLWGLYTSALLMVVFSGYMVLVLLDFFDRVPCSCGGVLNSMNFGAHLLFNLAFLTITILAIALTRKSQQHRARV
- a CDS encoding Crp/Fnr family transcriptional regulator, with product MNASKLSDHLAAFYPLSTGFKTALDQVLIRQVFKKGALLRQSGPRPTIWFIVEGLAKAIYEDQDGKEHVTRFWKQGQVMLLANGNTHMMTADRIVLLEDSVLTTMTSASILFLYHSFPEGPKLSSKILLDDRNQGELKSFLCSLPAQQAYRQFQQVFPARRLMLKDIASYLEISPGRLSEIRKSLR
- a CDS encoding type IV toxin-antitoxin system AbiEi family antitoxin, producing MFTEHEQDKKMNRTTSEREIAETALKNLEGHTGIKGTWEPTIARPDPGFDGKTSLSIKGKPLTFITEIKGEFRGYFIDELLHQAKKNKPFLLIAEKIFPAQKQRLREEGIAYLDVAGNIYVADGETLIWLEGQKAVRIDKEQTKRNRAFTKAGLRIVYIFLENETYVNYTYRQIASLATVALGTIKPVISALKEDGYLLEVNKKRMLLNNKKQLLENWLIGYANVLKPSLLLGTYFFREIDQWKELDLPEGAVWGGEPAGEYLTNYLNPQQWTIYTSQNKVELIRKLQLIPKEDGNLKIYKRFFAPTFQGCQRLEAPEIITYADLMITGDPRCIETAQILYENRLAKKFD
- a CDS encoding Rpn family recombination-promoting nuclease/putative transposase — its product is MAKHTSKHDTFIRAIMANQQIALDYFRICLPEHVIKKLDFSTFRQLPDTYVSKDLQKSMSDILYECRMAGGEQRVKISLLIEHKSYIDKNVPIQIGSYIFSGMLKQIGNGEKPSLIIPILLYHGKNRWEYNTLSGLFENIGPELLGFLPEYQYIFHNLGQIPDQQIQALHNKFLAASLLALKYSALKDRLGKLIPTILALAGEMDQNLQSSLIVYTFVSSDLTVQQVLELITSLPTQTKETVMNTLDFFVEKGRNEGHLEKTEKAVRNLIKQSLLTDEQIASALEVTADYVSDIRKQLGQAS